From a region of the Bdellovibrio bacteriovorus genome:
- a CDS encoding DMT family protein has protein sequence MTQAILPIGLLFLSNVFMTFAWYGHLKSFKESALWVAILVSWGIAFFEYLLQVPANRIGYTQFSLPQLKIIQEVITMVVFAGFSVLYMKQSLKLDFLWAGLCLIGAVYFIFRSP, from the coding sequence ATGACTCAAGCCATTCTGCCTATCGGACTTTTATTTCTTTCCAATGTATTTATGACCTTTGCCTGGTACGGACATTTGAAGTCTTTCAAAGAATCTGCCTTGTGGGTGGCTATTCTTGTTAGCTGGGGCATCGCCTTTTTTGAATATCTGCTACAAGTTCCTGCCAATCGCATCGGCTACACTCAGTTCAGCCTACCCCAACTGAAGATCATCCAAGAGGTCATCACCATGGTGGTCTTTGCGGGCTTTTCCGTTCTCTATATGAAACAGTCACTGAAGCTAGATTTCTTATGGGCTGGATTGTGTTTGATTGGGGCTGTTTATTTTATTTTTCGGTCCCCTTAA